The Bdellovibrio sp. ZAP7 DNA segment TGTTCCTTTGCTTGCGAACATGACTGAGTTCGGTAAAGGTCGCTTGTTCACTTATACTGAGCTTTCGAACTTGGGCTACAACATCGTGATCTACCCTGTGACGACTTTCCGTCTTGCGATGGGTGCGACTGTTGCGGGCTTGGCTGAAATTAAAGCTAAAGGAACTCAAGAAGGTTTGCTTGAAAAAATGCAAACTCGTAAGGATCTTTATGCTTTGACTCGTTATGATGAGTACAACAGCTTTGACCAGAATATCTTTAATTTTACTTTGAAGTAGTTTTTGGTTTTATAGATTTTAGAAATGGAAAGAGCAGGTTTTTGACCTGCTCTTTTTTATTTCTTACTTAGCTTTTTGTATTGTTCCAGAAACTGCCCGAACTTTTCTTCTGAGTTTTCATTGGCGGCCCATCTTCGAATCTTATCAATACTCACGGGCTGTTTTTCACAAATCCACAATGCATGAATAAGACTTCTGCGATCATTCCAGTGAAACCATGCTGACAATCGATCCATAACCGATTGTGTGGGCGACAACATTTGAATTGTCGTCTTTTGAACTTTCAACTCACCTTCGGGTTTAACTGGGATTCTATTCCCGATGGCGACGGGTCCTGTTGGAAACTCGACGTAGAGCTCAGAGTCTGGGTGATTAAAGTATCTTCCTTTTCTCTCAAAACCAATTTCAGCCAGTGCCTTTTCGATATTTTCCTGAGACGACGGAGAGATAAAATCTAAATCTTTCGATGCGTGTTTTTCATCTGTGTAAATGGAGACGCACGCTCCCCCGACAAGTACACAGGAGATGCTGTGTTTTTCGAGCTGTTGAACGACGGCCGCTGCAAACTGTTTACGACTCATTTCTTTTGAAATTTTCATGGCTAAATAACTTTATTCTTTTTACGGGGGCGTTTTCTTTTCATAAAGTACTTTTCTTGCTCTTCAAGCGGCATCATCATAAGAACTTTATCCAGCATGGCTTTCAATTCTTTTGCCAGTATCCATCTTGAATTTAAAGAGTACATGCGCAAGCGCCCCACTTCTTGGCCGACCAATATGTCCGCTTGCTCAAGCTTATTTAAAGTACGAATAACCTGGGTGTTGCTAATTCCAAATGTCTTAGAAATCTCCAAAGGGTAAGCCTCACCCTGCCCAGCAAGATAGATCAGACATTTCTCTGTGGTTTTGCTTCCGACTAATTCCGCCAACATAATTACCTACTTTAGGTAATTATCGACCTAAATTAGGTAAAACTCAAGAGGGAGGTAGCGTTATTTACCTATATTAGGTATTTTTTAACCTAATATAGGTAAATAGGACCATCGACTGGTCTTCCGTTACTTCCCCATTATTTTACCGCTACTTTGATCGCCAGAAATTCAGGGCCTTCTTTTTGAAT contains these protein-coding regions:
- a CDS encoding nucleotidyl transferase AbiEii/AbiGii toxin family protein codes for the protein MKISKEMSRKQFAAAVVQQLEKHSISCVLVGGACVSIYTDEKHASKDLDFISPSSQENIEKALAEIGFERKGRYFNHPDSELYVEFPTGPVAIGNRIPVKPEGELKVQKTTIQMLSPTQSVMDRLSAWFHWNDRRSLIHALWICEKQPVSIDKIRRWAANENSEEKFGQFLEQYKKLSKK
- a CDS encoding winged helix-turn-helix domain-containing protein, with the protein product MLAELVGSKTTEKCLIYLAGQGEAYPLEISKTFGISNTQVIRTLNKLEQADILVGQEVGRLRMYSLNSRWILAKELKAMLDKVLMMMPLEEQEKYFMKRKRPRKKNKVI